In Phyllostomus discolor isolate MPI-MPIP mPhyDis1 chromosome 2, mPhyDis1.pri.v3, whole genome shotgun sequence, the following are encoded in one genomic region:
- the ARL14 gene encoding ADP-ribosylation factor-like protein 14, whose amino-acid sequence MCSLSSQHFHAGEETWRAHTVSGQQFIKGEKLKMGLLSSKNPKVKQAQILLLGLDSAGKSTLLYKLKLVEDTVTLPTVGFNVEMIELEKSLSLTVWDVGGQQKMRTVWDCYCERTDGLVYVVDSADKQRLQDSRRELERILKNEHIKNVPVVLFANKQDVPGALTAEDITRMFRVKKLCCDRSWYVQPCCALTGDGLAEGLGKLAEFVRSRVKSRADTAAFFRQNLSLSSERWS is encoded by the coding sequence ATGTGCTCTCTTTCCTCCCAGCATTTTCATGCTGGAGAGGAAACCTGGAGGGCACACACTGTCTCTGGACAACAATTTATTAAGGGAGAAAAGCTTAAAATGGGTCTGTTGAGTTCTAAAAACCCTAAAGTCAAGCAAGCCCAAATTCTTCTTCTGGGACTCGACTCTGCTGGGAAGTCCACTCTCCTTTACAAACTCAAGCTTGTGGAGGACACTGTGACCCTCCCAACTGTAGGTTTCAACGTGGAGATGATCGAGCTGGAAAAGAGTCTTTCACTCACAGTCTGGGATGTTGGGGGGCAGCAGAAGATGAGAACCGTGTGGGACTGTTACTGTGAGCGCACCGACGGGCTGGTGTACGTCGTGGACAGCGCAGATAAACAGCGACTGCAAGACTCCCGGAGAGAGCTCGAGCgcattttgaaaaatgaacacattaaaaatgtGCCCGTTGTTCTATTCGCCAACAAACAGGATGTGCCTGGAGCGCTGACCGCCGAGGACATCACCAGAATGTTCAGAGTGAAGAAACTTTGCTGCGACCGCAGCTGGTACGTGCAGCCCTGCTGCGCCCTCACCGGGGACGGGCTGGCGGAGGGGCTCGGGAAACTCGCCGAGTTTGTGAGAAGCCGTGTGAAATCAAGAGCAGACACTGCAGCATTCTTCAGGCAGAACTTAAGTCTAAGCAGTGAACGATGGAGTTGA